Genomic DNA from Halobaculum sp. MBLA0147:
TCGATCAGGTCCTGGAGCCACGGCCACTCCACCTCGTCGAGTTGGCGGGTGTACCGCTGGATCTTCGGGGCCTTCAGCGCGATCCCCTCCGCGAGCACGAGACACATCCCGCCGCGGGCGGCGTTCGTGTCGATCCGTTCCAGGTCGCGGAAGCCGTCGACCTCCCCGTCGGAGGTCGCCTCCCCGTCGAGCATGATCGGGGTGTGTTCCGTGATGAACTTCGTCTCCTTCGCCTTCGGGGTGTACTGGAGGCCCGTCTCGGAGTCGTAGAGGTCGATCTCCTCGGCGTAGCGCTCGACCTCGTCGTCGCGCGGCCGGAACTCTTCGACGTCCAACAGCGAGCGGGCGTAGTCGGCGACCAACACGGACAGCGCCTGTGCGGTCCCGCCCGCCGAGCGGATCGGCCCGGCGTAGTAGACGTTGACGAACTCCGTCCCGTCGTCGTTCTCGAGGATCTCCACGCGGTCGATCCCCTCGATGGGGGCCGCGACGACACCCTCCGTCAGGAGCGCGACCGCCGTCCGGACGGCCCCCTCGACCTTCCCGGCACGAGAGTCGAAGTCGCCGACGGTCCCCTCGACGAAGTCCGTGACGAGTTCGAGCGCCGCCTCCTCGCGGGACATCTCGCCCTCCAGTTCGCGGACGCGCTCGGCGACGCCGTCGATGCCGAGGATGTTCTCGACTCTGTCGGCCATGTCGCGGGCGACCGGGATCTCGATCTCCGTCTCCGGGTCGCGGCCGCGCTCCTTCGCGGCGGTCGCGCGGGCGAAGGCCTCGTCCAGTTCGTCCTCGATCCGTTCGAAGTAGCGCTCGTCGTCGGGTCTCACGCTGTCTCCCCCGGAACCGGCGACACCCGGACGACACCCACCGGCGTCGCCGGCTCTCGTCGTGTCACGTCAGCCTACTGCGCCCCGCCTCGACAAAAGTCGTGTGCCTCGGGCGACGCCCGCCACCACCTTCGCGGCGACACCACGTCACTGTCGAGACCGGTCGCGTCGGAGCAGTGCGACGACCGCAGCGTCGGGCCCGGAACCGGCCGCATCCGGCCGCGTCCCCGCGTCGTCCCCGGGTTTCCACTTCCACTCCGCGTGCCACCGCCATCTTAAATACCATCGGGAACCAACCACCGTACGCCTCCCACTCGAAACACCAGGAGGCAGGAGAACCATGGCAGACTTGCGAACCCACGCGGAAGAGATCAGTGCGCAGTTCTCGGACCACATAGACGTCGGTCCCGACGAGGTACACGAACGACTGGAGACGCTCGTCGACGAGTACAGCGTCCCCGTCGAGGAGGCGCGTCGCAGTGTCACGAGTTCCTACCTTGACGAGGCGGGACTCGAGCGCGACGACCTCGCACCCGGCGGGAGCGAGGAGACGCTCGTCGGCGACATCGAGGCGGACGAGGAGTGGGTGGACCTGGAGGTCCAGGTGGCGGACCTCTGGGAGCCACGCCACGAGTCCATCGCACAGGTCGGCCTGCTCGGCGACGAGTCGGGGACGATCAAGTTCGTCGCGTTCGCGACGAGCGACCTCCCGGAACTGGAGGAGGGTGCCAGCTACGCGCTCGGCAACGTCGTCACCGACGAGTACGAGGGCGACTACTCGGTGAAGCTCAACCGGACGACGACGATCACGGAGCTCGACGAGCCCGTCGAGATCGGCGAGGACGCCGTCGAGATCGAGGGCGCGCTCGTCGACCTCCAGTCCGGCTCGGGGCTGATCAAGCGGTGTCCCGAGGAGGGGTGTACGCGGACCCTCCAGAACGGCCGGTGTTCCGAACACGGCCAGGTCGACGGGGAGTTCGACCTCCGCGTCAAGGCGGTGTTGGACGACGGCGACACCGTCCAGGAGGTGATCTTCGACGAGGAGGCGACGGAGCGGCTCGCGGGGATCGACCTCGCGGAGGCCAAACAGATGGCCCAGGACGCACTCGACACCACCGTCGTCGAGGAGGAGATCGCGACCACCATCACCGGTCGCTACTACCGGGTGCGAGGCCCGGAGTTCGGCCGGTACGTGCTGGCCGACGAGTTCACCGAGCTGAGCGAGGCACCGGACGCCGAACAGACGCTGATCCGAGCGAGGTCGATCTGACATGAGCAGTGTTCCATCCCGCGAAGTCGCCCGCCGCGTCTTCGCGACCGAGTACAACGACGGGAGTCACACGTTCAAAGAGTCCGAGGACGAGCGCGCGCCGCTGTACCTGCTGCTCCCGACGGGGGAGCGGGCCAACCGCGTGTTCTTCGTGGGGACGCTCACCGAGACGGAGGATCTCGGCGACGACAGCGAGTACTGGCGTGGTCGCATCGTCGACCCCACGGGGACGTTCTTCGTGTACGCCGGCCAGTACCAGCCCGAGGCGGCCTCGGCGCTACGGGACCTGGAGCCGCCGGCGTACGTCGCGGTCGTCGGCAAGCCCCGGACGTTCGAGGCGGACGACGGGACGATCAACGTCTCCGTCCGTCCGGAGTCCATCTCCGAGGTGTCCGCGGCCGCACGCGACCGCTGGGTGGTCGAGACCGCCGAGCGGACCCTCGACCGGATCGAGGCGTACGACGACGAGGCCAACGAGTACGGGCGGATGGCTCGCGAGCGATACGATCTCCCGACGGAACGCTACCGGGAGGCGACCGTCGCCGCCCTGGAGTCGCTCGACGAGGGGGACGAACTCGGCGGCGACACCGACGCCGCCGACGAGACGGAACCCGAGCCGACGCCGTGAGGTGACCCCCGAACGGCGCTATCACCGCCGATAGTCGTCTGACGAACGTTGAAGTAGCGAGCGACCACAACGTGTGCCAAATGGGCAAGAAGGACAAGACGATCTCCTTCCGGGTGAGCCAGGAGGCGTTCGAGTCACTCCAGGAGATCGCCGACGAGCGCGACCTGTCGCTGTCGGCGCTGTTCCGCGACTACGTCGACGCGCTGGTGGCACACGACGGCCAGGTGGAGGTGGTGCCAGACCACGCGGTCGACGAGTCGGCGGCCGAGGACGACGAGCCGACGTTCCCGCCGCGCGTCACCGTCCCGAAGGGGTTCGTCCGCGAACACGAACGGCTGGAGTTGGAGGCCGACCACCTCCGCGAGCAACTGGAGGAGTACCGCCAGTACGTCACGCACCTCCACGACAGACTCGACGACGAGGACGACGAGGACGTGGTGTTCTTGGAGGAGTTGGACGGCGACGGCGGCGACGAGGAGTCACTCGACGACGGCTTCGAGATCGAGACGGACGAGCGTTACCGCGTCGGGCGCGAGTAGTCGCACTGCGAGTCGCGGGACGCCGTACCGTCTCACCCGCGTGGTCGACGACGGCCGAGGACTCAGCCGGTGAGCGCGTCGCGTGCCTCGCGGGCCTTCCGGGCCATCTCGTCGTCACCCTCCACTTCCGCGAGCGACTCGACGGCCTCCAGCGTGCGGACCGCCGAGTCGAGAAAGGAGAGTACGTCCCCGGAGTAGGCGTACAGCATGTAGTCGTCGCCCATCACGTCGACGATGGCGTCCGGACCGAACCCCTGTGCGCGCAACTCCAGGAGGTACTGGACGAACTTCCGCTCCGGGTGGCCGCAGTAGGGGTTGTCCTGACAGTCGCAGTCGAGGAAGTCCTCGGCGAACTCGAGCAGCCGGTCGCGGGTGGACTCGTCGACCTCCGCGAGCCCGTCGCCGGTGAACACCAGATCCAGCGTCGCCCCCTTGAACGCACCCTTCGGCACGTTCGTGTCGAGTTGAGAGGCGATCTGTCGGTGGTTCTTCAGGTAGATCTTGTCCGTGATCGCCACTGGTGGGACTCGATAGGCTCGTTCGGTACAAGAACGCGACGGTGTCGTCGCTCGGGCGGCCACGGGGGCCGTCGCGAGGCTCGCGGCCGATCTCGGGTGATCGGACCCTCGTCGCACTCAGGCGGCCGACCCGCCGAACACGTCCGCGTCCTCGGTGTCGTCCGCCGTCGACGGACCGTCCGTGTCGGCGGTCTGTGCGTCTGCGCCGGCCGCCTCGACCAGCGGGAGGTCGACGACGAACACGGCGCCACCGTCACTCGCCCGCTCCGCGTCGAACTGCGGGACACCCTCCCGGTCGTGCGCCCACACCTCGCCGCCGAGTCCGTCGACGATCGTGTCGACGACGTTGAGTCCCGCCGCCGTCCCCGGTTCGTCGTGGTCGAACAGCGTGCGGTCCGCTGTGGGGCCGAGCCCGGGGCCGTCGTCGGCGACGGTGATCCGTGCCACGTCGTCGACGCACTCGAGCCCGACGCGGACGACCGGATCGTCGCGGTCGTGGTGTTCGACGGCGTTCTCCAGCAGGTTGTCGACCACCGGCCGCAGTGACTCGTTGGCTCGCACGGACAACCCCTCCGTGAGCGCCGTCTCGACGGTGAGCCCACCGAACGAGCGGCGTGCGGAGTCGACCGCCGGTCGGAGCAGTTCGGCCGGGTCGACCGGCGTCTGCTCGGCGTCGCCCGCGACCGCCTCCACGACTGCACGGGCCTGCTCCGTCCGGTCGACGACGGTCTGGGCCCGTTCCTTCAGCGTCGCCGCCGTCTCCGGCTCGCCGACACGCTCGGCGTAGCCGGCGATCACGTTCGCGTCGTTGCGCACGTCGTGGCGTAACATCCCGTTGACGAACGCCAAGGCGTCCCGGACGCGCGCCACCTCGCGAGCCTCGCGTCTGGCACGCGCTCGGTACACGCCGCCGACGGCGCCCGCGAGGTAGCCCGCGCCGAGCGTCGTCGCCAGCAGGAACGTCGGCTCCGAGACGACGCGTCCCTCGGCGAGCCGGATCAGGATCGTCCCGGTCACCGCCAGCCCGAACGCCAGACTGCCGCCGACGCCGAACAGCGTCACCGTGCCGCGGTCCGTCGTGTCGAACGCCGACCGCGCGAGCCAGACGCCGACGCCGACGACGCCGAGTGCCAGCGTCCCGTCGAGTGCGAACGCCGCGAGCGGACCCGACAACTGGTCGATGGCGACCGTCTCGCGGACCAGGTGGTGGTACGCCGTCAGCCCGACGAGCGTCACGCCGTACAACAGCGTCACGGCGACTGGCGGGTCGAGGCAGACCCCGTCGTCCGTCCCGCGAGTGCCGGACCCGATCCGACCCGCGTGCCCGTGGTCGTCGATCGCGGTCGCGTGTCTGTCACTAGAGTCGGACGGGCCGTCCGCGTCCGGTCGCTCGCGCGGGTCCGCTCCCCGCACGGATCGCTCGTCGTCTCGTGTACCCCGCTCGTCCCCCATTCGATCGACAGACTCGGGCAGCCGTCGAAAAGCTGGCGATGCGTCCGCCACGTGGCCGATCGTCGCCGTCGAGACGACGCCGCGACACTGGGTGGACGCCCGTCGTGTGAGTCCGTCTCGCCCTCGTCGGGAGTCGTAACGTACTTGTCCGGAACGGCTGTACCGGTGAGTGTGTCCGGGTTGGGGTAGTGGTATCCTTCAGCCTTGTGGGGGCTGAGACGCGGGTTCAATTCTCGCACCCGGACCTCCTCTCGACGCGACTCGGTCAGTCGTGGGTGTGCCGACGCTCGTCGTCCGGCGTGTCGCGTCTCGACTACCACCTACCGGGCGGTGTCGGCCGCGCACCGACTACCGTCTCCCGGGCGGTGTCGGTCGCTCGCCGACCCCGCCGACGCGACCGCCGCGACGGATGATGTCGAACGCGGTCATCAGGTCCGTCCGCGAGACGAGGCCGGTCAGGTCCCCGTGCTCGTCGACGACGACCAGTCGGCCGACACCACGTCGTTGCATCGCCTGGAGCGCGTCCATCGCGTCCGTGTCTGGCCGCACGCTCGCGACCTCCGTCGCCATCACGTCGCTCACCGTGTAGGCGCTCTGTTCGACCTCGCGGACGCGCTCGGTGTCCTCCAGTGTCACCATCCCGACGAGGTGGCCGCCGTCGATCACGGGGTAGCCGGTGTGACGCTCTCGGACCATCTTGTCGAGCAGCGCCGCGACGGAGGTGTCGGGGGAGACCGTCTTCACCGCCGGTGCGGGCGTCATCACGTCCCCGACACGCACGTCCTGGAGTGCGGCCTGGATCGCGGTCTGTTGGGCCTCTCCGGAGGCGGCGACGTAGACGAACAACGCCAGTCCGACGATCAGCCAGTCGCGGCCGAGTAGTCCGAGCAGGCCGAGTCCGACCGCGAACACCTTCCCCACGTCGGCGGCGATCTTCGTCGCCTTCGGGTACGAGTAGCTGCTGGCCAGCAGGGCGCGCAACACCCGACCGCCGTCCATCGGGAAGCCGGGCAGCATGTTGAACGCCGCGAGCACCACGTTCGTCGCCGCGAGGTACGCGAGGACGAACGCGACCGGAGCCGGCGACGGGACCGCCAGGACGACTGCCCCGAAGCCGACGCCGAGCAGGACGCTCACTGCCGGGCCGGCGACGGCGATCACCAACTCCGCGCGCCAGTCGTCCGGGTTCTCCTCGAACTGCGCGACGCCGCCGAACAGCCACAGCGTGATCGACTCGATCCCGTAGCCGTACCGGCGGGCCGTCAACGAGTGGCCGAACTCGTGACACAGCACGGAGACGAACAGCCCGACGGCGGCGACGGCGCCGAGCACGAGTGGACGGAGGCCGCCGTCGAGTGTCCCCGTCGCGATCGACAGCCCGAACAGGTCGTTGAGCGGGGCGACGAGCGCGCCCACCTGCTGGCCGATCAGCCAGGCGAACACCGGCAGGATCACCAGGAACGTCCAGTTCAACTGGATCGGGATCCCGGCGACGCGGCCGACACGGATGCCACGCATACCTCGAACTCCGTCCCGGCGGGGGATAAACTCGTGTGGTGAGTCGGGTCCTCGGCTGTCGTGTGAGCGCTCCCACCGACCCAGGGCTTGAAACGGTCGCCCGACCCATCGACGG
This window encodes:
- a CDS encoding replication factor A (Replication protein A protects and stabilize the intermediate ssDNA that is generated by the unwinding action of a DNA helicase at the replication fork. In addition, SSBs prevent the formation of secondary structures by single-stranded template DNA.); translation: MADLRTHAEEISAQFSDHIDVGPDEVHERLETLVDEYSVPVEEARRSVTSSYLDEAGLERDDLAPGGSEETLVGDIEADEEWVDLEVQVADLWEPRHESIAQVGLLGDESGTIKFVAFATSDLPELEEGASYALGNVVTDEYEGDYSVKLNRTTTITELDEPVEIGEDAVEIEGALVDLQSGSGLIKRCPEEGCTRTLQNGRCSEHGQVDGEFDLRVKAVLDDGDTVQEVIFDEEATERLAGIDLAEAKQMAQDALDTTVVEEEIATTITGRYYRVRGPEFGRYVLADEFTELSEAPDAEQTLIRARSI
- a CDS encoding RPA family protein gives rise to the protein MSSVPSREVARRVFATEYNDGSHTFKESEDERAPLYLLLPTGERANRVFFVGTLTETEDLGDDSEYWRGRIVDPTGTFFVYAGQYQPEAASALRDLEPPAYVAVVGKPRTFEADDGTINVSVRPESISEVSAAARDRWVVETAERTLDRIEAYDDEANEYGRMARERYDLPTERYREATVAALESLDEGDELGGDTDAADETEPEPTP
- a CDS encoding ribbon-helix-helix protein, CopG family, with product MGKKDKTISFRVSQEAFESLQEIADERDLSLSALFRDYVDALVAHDGQVEVVPDHAVDESAAEDDEPTFPPRVTVPKGFVREHERLELEADHLREQLEEYRQYVTHLHDRLDDEDDEDVVFLEELDGDGGDEESLDDGFEIETDERYRVGRE
- a CDS encoding DUF5814 domain-containing protein, yielding MAITDKIYLKNHRQIASQLDTNVPKGAFKGATLDLVFTGDGLAEVDESTRDRLLEFAEDFLDCDCQDNPYCGHPERKFVQYLLELRAQGFGPDAIVDVMGDDYMLYAYSGDVLSFLDSAVRTLEAVESLAEVEGDDEMARKAREARDALTG
- a CDS encoding ATP-binding protein, with product MGDERGTRDDERSVRGADPRERPDADGPSDSSDRHATAIDDHGHAGRIGSGTRGTDDGVCLDPPVAVTLLYGVTLVGLTAYHHLVRETVAIDQLSGPLAAFALDGTLALGVVGVGVWLARSAFDTTDRGTVTLFGVGGSLAFGLAVTGTILIRLAEGRVVSEPTFLLATTLGAGYLAGAVGGVYRARARREAREVARVRDALAFVNGMLRHDVRNDANVIAGYAERVGEPETAATLKERAQTVVDRTEQARAVVEAVAGDAEQTPVDPAELLRPAVDSARRSFGGLTVETALTEGLSVRANESLRPVVDNLLENAVEHHDRDDPVVRVGLECVDDVARITVADDGPGLGPTADRTLFDHDEPGTAAGLNVVDTIVDGLGGEVWAHDREGVPQFDAERASDGGAVFVVDLPLVEAAGADAQTADTDGPSTADDTEDADVFGGSAA
- a CDS encoding CBS domain-containing protein; the protein is MRGIRVGRVAGIPIQLNWTFLVILPVFAWLIGQQVGALVAPLNDLFGLSIATGTLDGGLRPLVLGAVAAVGLFVSVLCHEFGHSLTARRYGYGIESITLWLFGGVAQFEENPDDWRAELVIAVAGPAVSVLLGVGFGAVVLAVPSPAPVAFVLAYLAATNVVLAAFNMLPGFPMDGGRVLRALLASSYSYPKATKIAADVGKVFAVGLGLLGLLGRDWLIVGLALFVYVAASGEAQQTAIQAALQDVRVGDVMTPAPAVKTVSPDTSVAALLDKMVRERHTGYPVIDGGHLVGMVTLEDTERVREVEQSAYTVSDVMATEVASVRPDTDAMDALQAMQRRGVGRLVVVDEHGDLTGLVSRTDLMTAFDIIRRGGRVGGVGERPTPPGRR